GCGGTCCCGCCGGCGGCTACGGCGGCATGGGCGGGATGGACATGAACGACGCGCTCGCGTCCTTCCTGCGCAACTTCGGCGGCTTCGGGGACATCTTCGGCGGCGGCTCCGGAGGCGGCGCCGCCGCCGGGCGGGGCCAGGGACGCGACCTCCAGGTCAAGGTCGGGATCACCCTGCGCGAGGCCGCCGACGGCGTGCACAAGAAGGTCAAGCTGCGCAAGCAGGTGGCGTGCAAGGAATGCGGCGGCAGCGGCGGGGCCCACGGCAGCGGCGCGTCGAACTGCCCCGAGTGCCGCGGCAGCGGCCGGCGCCGCCAGGTGGTGCGGACCCTGCTCGGCCAGATGGTCACCGAAGTCGCCTGCAACCGCTGCGGCGGGCGCGGCAGCGTGGTGACCGATCCGTGCGGCGCGTGCCGCGGCACCGGCACCGTGCGCGGCGAGGAGACCGTCGAGGTGCGCATCCCCGCCGGGGTCGCGCGCGGGAACTACATGGACATGCCGGGCCACGGCGACGCCGGCGAGCGGGGCGGCCATCACGGCGACCTGCGCGTGGTCTTCGACGTGCACGAGGACGAGATCTTCGAGCGCCGGGGCGACGACCTGGTCATCGACGTGCCCGTCTCGCCGGTCGACCTCATGCTCGGCGTCAAGGTCGAGGTGCCGACGCTCGACGGACGCGTGGCGCTCAAGGTCCCGGCCGGCACCCAGACCCACAAAATCTTCCGGCTGCGCGGCAAGGGCATGCCCCGCCTGCACCGCAGCGACCGCGGCGACCAGCTGGTGCGGATCCTGGCCTGGACGCCGGACAAGCTCTCCGCCGACGAGAAGTCGCGGCTCGAGTCGCTGCGCGCCGGGCTCTCGTCCCGGGTCCCCGCGCCCGGCCGCGGGCCCATCGACTGAACGCCGCCGCGACGTCGGGGAGGTCCGCGTGCACACCTACCACTTCGAACCGCCCGCGGGCGCGCCCCTGCCCGGAGTCGGCGACGAGATCCGGCTCGACGCCGAGGAGAGCCACCACCTGCTGCACGTGATGCGCGCCCGTCCGGGCGATCCCGTGCGTCTGGTCGACGGGCGCGCCGGCGTCGTGCTGGCCGAGTACGCCGGCGCCGACGCGGGTCGCGCCCGCGCCCTGGTGCGGGCGTCGCACCGCGACGTCTC
This genomic stretch from bacterium harbors:
- the dnaJ gene encoding molecular chaperone DnaJ, with the protein product MAQKRDYYEVLEVGREAAEGEIKKAYRKLAIKHHPDRNPDDPSAAEKFREATEAYEVLKDQQKRAQYDQLGHAAFEQPSGPAGGYGGMGGMDMNDALASFLRNFGGFGDIFGGGSGGGAAAGRGQGRDLQVKVGITLREAADGVHKKVKLRKQVACKECGGSGGAHGSGASNCPECRGSGRRRQVVRTLLGQMVTEVACNRCGGRGSVVTDPCGACRGTGTVRGEETVEVRIPAGVARGNYMDMPGHGDAGERGGHHGDLRVVFDVHEDEIFERRGDDLVIDVPVSPVDLMLGVKVEVPTLDGRVALKVPAGTQTHKIFRLRGKGMPRLHRSDRGDQLVRILAWTPDKLSADEKSRLESLRAGLSSRVPAPGRGPID